From a region of the Leucoraja erinacea ecotype New England chromosome 6, Leri_hhj_1, whole genome shotgun sequence genome:
- the fzd4 gene encoding frizzled-4 has product MNWISVLDFVVLYFTVFQHKLGAVDGYGDEDDRRCDPIKISMCQNLGYNVTKMPNPVGHELQTDAELQLQTFTPLIQYGCSSQLQFFLCSVFVPMCTEKIDIPIGPCGSMCQSVKRRCEPVLIEFGFSWPKTLNCSKFPPKNDHNHMCMEGPGDEDIPYHTSKTTISAEEECQSMGDNVDHYIWVKRSLTCALKCGYDVGLYSRSAKEFTDIWMAVWASLCFLSTAFTVLTFLIDSSRFSYPERPIIFLSMCYNIYSIAFIVRLTVGRERISCDFEDAAEPVLIQEGLKNTGCAIVFLLMYFFGMASSIWWVILTLTWFLAAGLKWGHEAIEMHSSYFHIAAWAIPAVKTIVILIMRLVDADELTGLCYVGNQNIDAVTGFVVAPLFTYLVIGTLFIAAGLVALFKIRSNLQKDGTKTDKLERLMVKIGVFSVLYTVPATCVIACYFYEISNWNLFKHSADDSNTAVEMLKIFMSLLVGITSGMWIWSAKTFHTWQKCSNRLVSSGQTKRDKRGDVWVKPTKGNETVV; this is encoded by the exons ATGAATTGGATTTCGGTATTGGATTTCGTAGTACTTTACTTCACGGTCTTTCAACATAAGCTCGGAGCTGTAGACGGATATGGGGACGAAGACGATCGGAGATGCGATCCCATCAAAATCTCAATGTGCCAGAATTTGGGATACAATGTAACAAAAATGCCGAATCCAGTGGGTCATGAGTTGCAAACAGACGCCGAGTTACAGTTACAAACCTTTACACCTTTGATTCAATATGGCTGTTCCAGCCAACTACAG TTCTTTTTATGTTCAGTTTTTGTGCCGATGTGCACGGAGAAAATCGACATCCCGATCGGCCCGTGTGGCAGCATGTGCCAGTCTGTGAAGCGGAGATGTGAACCTGTCCTAATCGAATTCGGTTTCAGTTGGCCCAAGACGTTAAACTGCAGCAAATTCCCACCAAAAAACGACCACAACCACATGTGCATGGAGGGTCCAGGAGACGAAGACATCCCCTATCACACCAGCAAAACCACCATCTCAGCGGAGGAAGAGTGCCAGAGCATGGGCGACAACGTGGATCATTATATCTGGGTCAAGAGAAGTCTCACTTGTGCCTTGAAGTGTGGCTACGACGTCGGTTTGTACAGTCGATCTGCCAAAGAGTTCACTGATATTTGGATGGCGGTTTGGGCCAGTCTGTGTTTTCTGTCAACAGCTTTCACAGTTCTGACATTCCTAATCGATTCTTCTCGATTTTCGTACCCGGAGCGCCCAATCATCTTCCTCAGCATGTGCTACAACATTTATAGCATCGCATTTATAGTCAGACTCACTGTGGGCAGAGAACGTATATCATGTGATTTCGAGGACGCTGCCGAGCCTGTGCTAATTCAAGAAGGTCTCAAAAATACTGGATGTGCCATTGTTTTCTTGCTGATGTATTTTTTTGGGATGGCGAGCTCCATCTGGTGGGTAATTTTGACACTGACTTGGTTCTTAGCCGCTGGTCTCAAATGGGGACACGAGGCCATAGAGATGCACAGTTCCTACTTCCACATCGCTGCGTGGGCCATCCCCGCTGTAAAAACCATTGTTATTCTGATCATGCGCCTAGTGGATGCCGATGAACTCACGGGGTTGTGTTATGTTGGAAACCAGAACATCGACGCAGTCACTGGGTTTGTGGTCGCACCTTTATTCACTTACTTGGTTATCGGAACCTTGTTCATAGCAGCTGGTCTGGTGGCTTTGTTCAAAATCAGATCAAACCTTCAGAAAGACGGGACCAAAACAGACAAGCTCGAAAGGCTGATGGTAAAAATCGGGGTCTTTTCTGTTCTGTATACAGTCCCAGCCACTTGCGTTATTGCCTGTTACTTTTATGAGATTTCAAACTGGAATCTTTTCAAGCATTCAGCAGACGATTCGAACACAGCAGTAGAGATGTTAAAGATTTTCATGTCTTTGTTGGTGGGCATCACTTCTGGCATGTGGATTTGGTCTGCCAAAACATTCCACACTTGGCAAAAGTGCTCAAACAGACTTGTGAGTTCAGGACAAACAAAACGAGATAAACGTGGAGATGTCTGGGTTAAACCAACCAAAGGCAATGAAACAGTTGTATAA